A genomic stretch from Enterobacter dykesii includes:
- a CDS encoding YchE family NAAT transporter: MIQTLFDFPTYFKFFIGLFALVNPVGIIPVFISMTSYQTAAARNKTNLTANLSVAIILLTSLFLGDAILQLFGISIDSFRIAGGILVVTIAMSMISGKLGEDKQNKQEKSETAIRESIGVVPLALPLMAGPGAISSTIVWGTRYHSLMHLIGFSVAIAIFALCCWGVFRMAPWLVRLLGQTGINVITRIMGLLLMALGIEFIVTGIKSIFPGLLH; the protein is encoded by the coding sequence GTGATCCAAACGCTCTTTGATTTTCCAACGTATTTTAAATTTTTTATTGGTTTGTTTGCCCTGGTCAACCCGGTGGGGATCATTCCTGTGTTCATTAGTATGACGAGTTACCAGACGGCGGCGGCAAGGAATAAGACCAACCTCACCGCTAACCTGTCAGTGGCTATCATATTGCTCACCTCGCTTTTTCTGGGTGACGCCATTCTCCAGCTCTTCGGGATTTCGATTGACTCTTTCCGCATAGCGGGTGGGATTCTGGTCGTGACCATCGCCATGTCAATGATCAGCGGTAAGCTGGGCGAGGATAAACAGAACAAGCAGGAGAAGTCAGAAACCGCCATCCGCGAAAGTATTGGCGTGGTGCCGCTGGCCTTACCGCTCATGGCTGGCCCTGGCGCCATCAGTTCAACCATTGTCTGGGGCACGCGTTACCATAGCCTGATGCACCTGATTGGTTTTTCCGTCGCCATTGCCATTTTCGCGCTCTGCTGTTGGGGGGTATTCCGCATGGCGCCCTGGCTGGTGCGCCTGTTGGGGCAGACGGGCATTAACGTCATAACGCGTATTATGGGCCTGCTGTTGATGGCGTTAGGGATTGAATTCATCGTTACGGGAATTAAAAGCATTTTCCCCGGTTTGCTGCACTGA
- the oppA gene encoding oligopeptide ABC transporter substrate-binding protein OppA has product MSIITKKNLVAAGILTALIAGNAAMAADVPAGVQLAEKQTLVRNNGAEVQSLDPHKIEGVPESNVNRDLFEGLLVTDVDGHPAPGVAEKWENKDFKVWTFHLRKDAKWSDGTPVTAEDFVYSWQRLANPTTASPYASYLQYGHIANIDDIIAGKKPVTDLGVKAIDANTFEVTLSEPVPYFYKLLVHPSVSPVPKSAVEKFGEKWTQPANIVTNGAYKLKDWVVNERMVLERNPQYWDNAKTVINQVTYLPISSEVTDVNRYRSGEIDMTYNNMPIELFQKLKKEIPKEVHVDPYLCTYYYEINNQKAPFTDVRVRTALKLALDRDIIVNKVKNQGDLPAYSYTPPYTDGAKLTEPEWFKQTQEQRNAEAKKLLAEAGYTADKPLTFSLLYNTSDLHKKLAIAVASIWKKNLGANVKLENQEWKTFLDSRHQGTFDVARAGWCADYNEPTSFLNTMLSDSSNNTAHYKSPAFDKLIADTLKTTDEAQRKELYSQAEQQLDKDSAIVPVYYYVNARLVKPWVGGYTGKDPMDNIYVKNLYIIKH; this is encoded by the coding sequence ATGTCCATCATCACAAAAAAAAATCTGGTAGCGGCGGGGATTTTAACTGCGCTAATCGCGGGCAACGCTGCAATGGCTGCGGACGTTCCTGCAGGTGTTCAACTGGCGGAGAAACAGACGCTGGTGCGTAACAATGGTGCGGAAGTTCAGTCTCTTGACCCGCACAAAATTGAAGGTGTTCCTGAGTCTAACGTTAACCGCGACCTGTTCGAAGGCCTGCTGGTGACAGACGTAGACGGCCACCCGGCGCCGGGTGTTGCAGAAAAATGGGAAAACAAAGATTTCAAAGTCTGGACCTTCCATCTGCGTAAAGATGCGAAATGGTCCGACGGTACACCGGTCACAGCCGAAGATTTCGTTTATAGCTGGCAGCGTCTGGCGAATCCAACCACCGCCTCTCCGTATGCGAGCTACCTGCAATATGGCCACATTGCCAATATTGATGACATCATCGCGGGCAAAAAACCTGTTACCGACCTGGGCGTAAAAGCGATCGATGCCAATACCTTTGAAGTGACGTTGAGCGAACCTGTTCCGTACTTCTATAAGCTGCTGGTTCACCCGTCCGTCTCTCCGGTACCAAAATCCGCCGTGGAAAAATTTGGTGAAAAATGGACCCAGCCTGCCAATATCGTGACTAACGGTGCCTACAAGCTGAAAGACTGGGTGGTCAACGAGCGTATGGTGCTTGAGCGTAACCCGCAATACTGGGACAACGCTAAAACCGTTATTAATCAGGTTACCTATCTGCCAATTTCGTCCGAAGTGACTGACGTTAACCGCTACCGCAGCGGTGAAATCGACATGACCTATAACAACATGCCGATTGAACTGTTCCAGAAACTGAAAAAAGAGATCCCTAAAGAAGTTCACGTCGATCCGTACCTGTGCACCTATTACTATGAAATCAACAACCAGAAAGCACCGTTCACCGACGTACGTGTCCGTACCGCGCTGAAGCTGGCACTGGATCGCGATATCATCGTGAACAAAGTGAAAAACCAGGGCGATCTGCCAGCGTACAGCTATACCCCTCCATACACCGATGGCGCAAAACTGACCGAGCCAGAGTGGTTCAAACAGACTCAGGAACAGCGTAACGCGGAAGCGAAGAAACTGCTGGCCGAAGCGGGCTACACCGCAGATAAGCCGCTGACCTTCAGCCTGCTCTACAACACTTCCGATCTGCACAAAAAACTGGCTATCGCCGTTGCCTCAATCTGGAAAAAGAACCTGGGCGCGAACGTGAAGCTGGAGAACCAGGAGTGGAAAACCTTCCTCGACAGCCGTCATCAGGGCACCTTTGATGTGGCTCGTGCTGGCTGGTGTGCGGACTATAACGAACCGACCTCCTTCCTGAACACCATGCTGAGCGACAGCTCGAACAACACCGCTCACTATAAGAGCCCAGCGTTCGACAAGCTGATCGCCGACACGCTGAAAACCACTGACGAAGCACAGCGTAAAGAACTGTACTCTCAAGCCGAGCAGCAGCTGGATAAAGATTCCGCGATCGTTCCGGTTTACTACTACGTTAACGCCCGTCTGGTGAAACCGTGGGTAGGTGGGTATACCGGTAAAGACCCGATGGATAATATCTACGTTAAAAACTTGTATATTATCAAGCATTAA
- the oppB gene encoding oligopeptide ABC transporter permease OppB: MLKFILRRCLEAIPTLFILITISFFMMRLAPGSPFTGERTLPPEVMANIEAKYHLNDPISTQYFNYLKQLAHGDFGPSFKYKDYSVNDLVASSFPVSAKLGAAAFILAIVFGVTAGVIAALRQNTKWDYAVMGVAMTGVVIPSFVVAPLLVMIFAITLKWLPGGGWNGGALKFMILPMVALSLAYIASIARITRGSMIEVLHSNFIRTARAKGLPMRRIIFRHALKPALLPVLSYMGPAFVGIITGSMVIETIYGLPGIGQLFVNGALNRDYSLVLSLTILVGALTILFNAIVDVLYAVIDPKIRY, encoded by the coding sequence ATGTTGAAATTTATCCTACGTCGCTGTCTTGAAGCGATTCCAACGCTATTTATTCTCATCACGATTTCCTTCTTCATGATGCGTCTTGCGCCGGGCAGTCCATTTACCGGTGAGCGTACGCTGCCGCCTGAAGTCATGGCGAATATCGAAGCGAAATACCACTTGAACGATCCTATCTCCACCCAGTACTTCAATTACCTGAAGCAGCTGGCCCACGGCGATTTTGGACCGTCATTTAAATATAAAGACTATTCCGTTAACGACCTGGTCGCGTCCAGCTTCCCGGTTTCGGCTAAGTTAGGTGCTGCGGCATTCATTCTGGCCATCGTTTTCGGGGTCACCGCAGGCGTTATCGCCGCGCTCAGACAAAATACCAAATGGGATTATGCCGTAATGGGGGTGGCAATGACCGGGGTAGTGATACCCAGCTTCGTTGTCGCGCCATTACTGGTGATGATATTTGCCATCACGCTGAAGTGGCTGCCTGGCGGCGGCTGGAACGGCGGGGCATTGAAGTTCATGATTTTGCCGATGGTGGCATTATCTCTGGCGTACATCGCCAGTATCGCGCGTATCACCCGTGGTTCAATGATCGAAGTGCTGCACTCGAACTTCATTCGTACCGCGCGCGCTAAAGGGCTGCCGATGCGTCGGATTATCTTCCGCCACGCGCTCAAACCGGCGCTGTTGCCCGTGCTCTCCTACATGGGACCGGCATTCGTTGGGATCATCACCGGCTCTATGGTTATCGAAACAATCTACGGCCTGCCTGGCATTGGTCAGCTGTTCGTTAACGGCGCGCTCAACCGCGACTATTCGCTGGTGCTGAGCCTGACCATTCTCGTCGGTGCGCTGACCATTCTCTTTAACGCTATCGTCGATGTTCTGTACGCCGTCATCGACCCGAAAATTCGTTACTAA
- a CDS encoding HI1450 family dsDNA-mimic protein yields the protein MEMDLNNRLTEDETLEQAYDIFLELAVDNLDPADVILFNLQFEERGGAELFDPSEDWAEHVDFDLNPDFFAEVVIGLADEDGGEINDIFARVLLCREKDHKLCHILWRE from the coding sequence ATGGAAATGGATCTGAACAATCGCCTGACCGAAGACGAAACGCTCGAGCAGGCCTATGACATTTTTCTCGAACTGGCGGTTGATAACCTCGATCCCGCAGACGTGATCCTCTTCAATCTGCAGTTCGAAGAGCGCGGCGGCGCCGAATTGTTCGACCCTTCAGAAGACTGGGCTGAGCATGTGGATTTCGACCTGAATCCGGACTTCTTTGCCGAAGTGGTGATTGGGCTGGCAGATGAAGACGGCGGCGAAATTAACGATATTTTCGCGCGCGTTCTGCTCTGTCGAGAGAAAGACCACAAGCTGTGCCATATTCTCTGGCGCGAATAA
- a CDS encoding ABC transporter ATP-binding protein has translation MTIIETATAPQAQQQNNLLLDVKDLRVTFKTPDGDVTAVNDLNFNLRAGETLGIVGESGSGKSQTAFALMGLLAANGVIGGSAKFNGREILNLPEHELNKLRAEQISMIFQDPMTSLNPYMRVGEQLMEVLMLHKGLGKAEAFEESVKMLDAVKMPEARKRMRMFPHEFSGGMRQRVMIAMALLCRPKLLIADEPTTALDVTVQAQIMTLLNELKREFNTAIIMITHDLGVVAGICDKVLVMYAGRTMEYGKARDVFYQPAHPYSIGLLNAVPRLDAEGESLLTIPGNPPNLLRLPKGCPFQPRCPHAMEICNSAPPLEEFAPGRLRACFKPQEELV, from the coding sequence ATGACAATTATTGAAACGGCCACTGCGCCACAGGCGCAACAGCAGAATAATCTTCTGCTGGATGTGAAAGACCTCCGCGTGACCTTTAAAACGCCGGACGGGGATGTTACCGCCGTCAACGATCTCAACTTCAACCTGCGCGCGGGTGAAACGCTGGGGATCGTAGGGGAATCCGGTTCCGGAAAATCCCAGACCGCCTTTGCGCTGATGGGCCTGCTGGCCGCAAACGGCGTTATTGGCGGTTCCGCGAAATTCAACGGTCGTGAAATCCTTAACCTGCCGGAACACGAGCTGAACAAGCTGCGCGCTGAGCAGATTTCGATGATTTTCCAGGATCCGATGACCTCGCTGAACCCGTATATGCGCGTAGGCGAGCAGCTGATGGAAGTCCTGATGCTGCACAAAGGCCTGGGCAAAGCGGAGGCCTTTGAAGAGTCGGTCAAAATGCTCGATGCGGTGAAAATGCCGGAAGCGCGTAAGCGTATGCGCATGTTCCCGCACGAATTTTCTGGCGGTATGCGTCAGCGCGTGATGATTGCGATGGCGCTGCTGTGCCGGCCAAAGCTGCTGATTGCCGATGAACCTACCACCGCGCTGGACGTTACCGTTCAGGCGCAAATCATGACCCTGTTGAACGAGCTGAAGCGCGAGTTCAACACGGCGATTATCATGATTACTCACGACCTGGGCGTGGTGGCCGGCATCTGCGACAAAGTGCTGGTGATGTACGCCGGTCGTACCATGGAATACGGCAAAGCGCGCGATGTCTTCTATCAGCCTGCGCACCCGTACTCGATTGGTCTGTTGAATGCGGTGCCGCGTTTGGATGCGGAAGGGGAATCCCTGCTCACCATTCCGGGCAACCCGCCAAACCTGCTGCGTCTGCCGAAAGGCTGTCCGTTCCAGCCGCGCTGCCCGCACGCGATGGAAATCTGCAACAGCGCTCCGCCGCTGGAAGAGTTTGCACCAGGCCGTCTGCGCGCCTGCTTTAAGCCGCAGGAGGAGCTGGTATGA
- the oppC gene encoding oligopeptide ABC transporter permease OppC, with the protein MMLSKKNSEALENFSEKLEVEGRSLWQDARRRFMHNRAAVASLVVLVIIALFVTLAPMLSQFTYFDTDWGMMSSAPDMESGHYFGTDSSGRDLLVRVAIGGRISLMVGIAAALVAVIVGTLYGSLSGYLGGKIDSVMMRLLEILNSFPFMFFVILLVTFFGQNILLIFVAIGMVSWLDMARIVRGQTLSLKRKEFIEAAQVGGVSTGNIVVRHIVPNVLGVVVVYASLLVPSMILFESFLSFLGLGTQEPLSSWGALLSDGANSMEVSPWLLLYPAGFLVVTLFCFNFIGDGLRDALDPKDR; encoded by the coding sequence ATGATGTTGAGTAAGAAAAACAGCGAGGCGCTGGAAAACTTCAGTGAAAAACTGGAAGTAGAAGGTCGTAGCCTCTGGCAGGACGCGCGCCGTCGCTTTATGCACAACCGTGCAGCGGTTGCCAGTCTGGTTGTTCTGGTGATCATCGCGCTGTTTGTGACCCTGGCGCCAATGCTGTCGCAATTTACCTATTTCGACACCGACTGGGGCATGATGTCCAGCGCGCCGGATATGGAATCAGGCCACTATTTTGGCACGGACTCCTCGGGACGCGACCTGCTGGTGCGTGTCGCTATCGGTGGCCGTATCTCGCTGATGGTCGGTATTGCTGCCGCGCTGGTCGCGGTGATCGTGGGTACGCTCTATGGTTCACTTTCCGGCTACCTCGGCGGCAAAATTGACTCGGTAATGATGCGTCTGCTGGAAATCCTGAACTCCTTCCCGTTTATGTTCTTCGTCATCCTGCTGGTGACCTTCTTCGGCCAGAATATCCTGCTGATCTTCGTGGCTATCGGGATGGTTTCTTGGCTGGATATGGCGCGTATTGTTCGCGGCCAGACGCTGAGCCTCAAACGCAAAGAGTTCATCGAAGCCGCGCAGGTAGGCGGTGTGTCCACCGGGAATATCGTGGTTCGCCACATCGTTCCTAACGTGCTGGGCGTGGTGGTGGTTTATGCCTCACTGCTGGTACCAAGCATGATCCTGTTTGAATCTTTCCTGAGCTTCCTGGGTCTCGGTACACAAGAGCCTCTGAGCAGCTGGGGCGCGCTGCTGAGCGATGGCGCAAACTCGATGGAAGTTTCACCGTGGCTGCTGCTTTATCCGGCGGGTTTCCTGGTCGTCACCCTGTTTTGTTTTAACTTTATCGGCGATGGCCTGCGTGATGCCCTCGACCCGAAAGACCGTTAA
- a CDS encoding ion transporter, translating into MMSALIFCEVTVSRLFTSARRRLYHFLFDPETVSGRRFEGLCGLFALLSVVVIFIESGAGTQYHLTFDEWHIFVWLELAITLVFTAEYLLRVIAWPNPARYVFSFWGFIDLATILPLYVMWLWPEISLSYVFAWRAMRVIRVLRILKLLRFMPSLRVFWSAIVSARHQLILFYSFIAIVMIVFGALMYLIEGPKYGFTTLNASVYWAIVTVTTVGYGDITPHTPLGRIVASVLILIGYSVIAIPTGLITTHMSSAFQSRKQQRKCPHCQQGEHQHDARFCHRCGSKLPE; encoded by the coding sequence ATGATGTCAGCCCTTATTTTTTGCGAGGTTACTGTGTCGCGTTTATTCACGTCAGCCCGTCGGCGGCTATATCATTTTTTATTCGATCCTGAAACGGTTTCCGGGCGACGCTTTGAAGGTCTGTGCGGTTTATTTGCGCTCCTCAGCGTGGTTGTCATCTTTATTGAATCGGGTGCCGGGACGCAATACCACCTGACGTTTGACGAATGGCATATCTTTGTCTGGCTTGAGCTGGCGATTACCCTGGTTTTTACCGCTGAATATCTGCTCAGAGTGATTGCCTGGCCAAACCCGGCCCGATATGTTTTCAGCTTCTGGGGATTTATTGATTTAGCCACCATTCTGCCGCTCTACGTCATGTGGCTGTGGCCGGAAATCAGCCTGAGCTATGTCTTTGCCTGGCGAGCGATGCGCGTTATTCGCGTCTTACGTATTCTAAAATTACTGCGCTTTATGCCATCATTGCGCGTGTTCTGGAGCGCAATCGTCAGCGCCCGGCATCAGCTTATTTTGTTCTACTCGTTTATTGCCATCGTCATGATTGTTTTTGGCGCGCTGATGTATTTAATAGAAGGGCCCAAATATGGCTTTACGACGCTCAATGCGTCCGTCTACTGGGCCATTGTGACCGTCACGACCGTGGGTTACGGTGATATTACGCCCCATACGCCACTGGGCCGCATCGTGGCATCTGTGTTGATTTTGATTGGCTATTCGGTCATTGCGATCCCGACGGGACTTATTACCACACACATGAGCAGCGCCTTTCAGAGCCGCAAGCAGCAGCGCAAGTGTCCTCATTGCCAGCAGGGCGAACATCAACACGACGCGCGGTTTTGTCACCGCTGCGGCAGTAAATTACCGGAGTAA
- the cls gene encoding cardiolipin synthase — MTTFYTVVSWLVILGYWLLIAGVTLRILMKRRAVPSAMAWLLIIYILPLVGIIAYLSFGELHLGKRRAERARAMWPSTAKWLNDLKACKHIFAEENSSVASSLFKLCERRQGIGGVKGNQLQLLTSSDDVMQALIRDIQLARHNIEMVFYIWQPGGMADQVAESLMAAARRGIHCRLMLDSAGSVAFFRSPWAGMMRNAGIEVVEALKVNLLRVFLRRMDLRQHRKMVMIDNYIAYTGSMNMVDPRFFKQDSGVGQWVDLMARMEGPIATSMGIVYSCDWEIETGKRILPPPPDGNIMPFEEASGHTIHTIASGPGFPEDLIHQALLTATYSAREYLIMTTPYFVPSDDLLHAICTAAQRGVDVSIILPRKNDSLLVGWASRAFFSELLAAGVKIYQFEGGLLHTKSVLVDGELSLVGTVNLDMRSLWLNFEITLVIDDAGFGGDLAAVQDDYISRSRLLDARLWVKRPLWQRIAERLFYFFSPLL, encoded by the coding sequence ATGACAACCTTCTACACCGTGGTGAGTTGGCTGGTCATTCTGGGATACTGGCTGTTAATCGCGGGTGTGACATTACGCATCCTGATGAAGCGCAGAGCCGTACCCTCTGCCATGGCCTGGCTTCTGATCATTTATATCCTCCCGCTGGTGGGAATTATTGCCTATCTCTCTTTCGGTGAGCTTCATCTGGGTAAACGCCGCGCCGAGCGCGCCCGTGCCATGTGGCCCTCCACCGCGAAGTGGCTGAACGACCTTAAAGCCTGCAAACATATCTTTGCCGAGGAGAATAGCAGCGTCGCCTCCTCACTGTTTAAGCTGTGCGAGCGCCGCCAGGGTATTGGAGGCGTTAAGGGCAATCAACTGCAGCTGCTGACCTCGTCCGACGACGTCATGCAGGCGTTAATCCGCGATATTCAGCTGGCTCGTCATAATATCGAGATGGTTTTTTATATCTGGCAGCCCGGCGGGATGGCTGATCAGGTCGCTGAGTCGCTGATGGCCGCCGCGCGGCGCGGCATTCACTGCCGCCTGATGCTCGACTCCGCGGGTAGCGTGGCATTTTTCCGTAGCCCCTGGGCCGGCATGATGCGTAATGCCGGGATCGAAGTGGTTGAAGCGCTGAAGGTAAATCTCCTGCGCGTGTTTCTGCGCCGGATGGATCTCCGTCAGCATCGCAAAATGGTCATGATCGATAACTATATTGCCTACACCGGTAGTATGAATATGGTTGATCCGCGCTTCTTCAAGCAGGACTCGGGCGTAGGTCAATGGGTGGATTTGATGGCGCGAATGGAAGGTCCGATTGCCACCTCGATGGGCATCGTTTATTCCTGCGACTGGGAGATTGAAACCGGCAAACGTATCCTGCCGCCACCGCCGGACGGCAATATTATGCCGTTTGAAGAGGCCAGCGGTCACACCATTCATACCATTGCTTCAGGGCCGGGCTTCCCGGAGGACTTAATTCATCAGGCGCTGCTGACGGCAACCTACTCGGCGCGTGAATATCTGATCATGACGACGCCCTACTTTGTCCCCAGCGACGACCTCCTGCACGCGATTTGTACCGCCGCGCAGCGCGGTGTCGATGTCAGCATCATTTTGCCACGCAAAAATGACTCCCTACTGGTGGGCTGGGCCAGCCGGGCATTCTTCAGCGAACTGCTGGCCGCAGGTGTAAAAATTTACCAGTTTGAAGGCGGATTGCTCCACACCAAGAGCGTTCTCGTCGACGGTGAGCTGAGCCTGGTGGGCACGGTCAACCTGGACATGCGCAGCCTCTGGCTTAACTTTGAAATCACGCTGGTCATTGATGATGCCGGCTTTGGCGGCGACCTCGCAGCGGTGCAGGATGATTATATCTCCCGCTCGCGGCTGCTGGATGCCAGACTGTGGGTAAAACGTCCGCTGTGGCAGAGAATTGCCGAACGACTGTTTTACTTCTTTAGTCCGTTGCTGTAA
- the oppF gene encoding murein tripeptide/oligopeptide ABC transporter ATP-binding protein OppF has protein sequence MNALDEKRNVLLEIADLKVHFDIKDGKQWFWQPPKTLKAVDGVTLRLYEGETLGVVGESGCGKSTFARAIIGLVKATDGKVAWLGKDLLGMKPDEWREVRSDIQMIFQDPLASLNPRMTIGEIIAEPLRTYHPKMSRQEVRDRVKAMMMKVGLLPNLINRYPHEFSGGQCQRIGIARALILEPKLIICDEPVSALDVSIQAQVVNLLQKLQREMGLSLIFIAHDLAVVKHISDRVLVMYLGHAVELGTYDEVYHNPLHPYTRALMSAVPIPDPDLEKNKTIQLLEGELPSPINPPSGCVFRTRCPMAGPECAKTRPVLEGSFRHAVSCLKVDPL, from the coding sequence ATGAACGCATTAGATGAAAAACGCAACGTGCTGCTCGAAATTGCTGACCTTAAGGTGCATTTCGATATTAAAGACGGCAAACAGTGGTTCTGGCAGCCGCCGAAGACCCTGAAAGCGGTGGATGGCGTCACGCTGCGCCTGTACGAAGGGGAAACCCTGGGCGTGGTGGGTGAATCCGGCTGCGGGAAATCGACCTTTGCGCGAGCCATTATCGGCCTGGTCAAAGCCACCGACGGTAAAGTGGCCTGGCTGGGTAAAGATCTGCTGGGCATGAAGCCCGACGAGTGGCGCGAGGTGCGCAGCGATATCCAGATGATTTTCCAGGATCCGCTGGCATCATTAAACCCGCGTATGACCATCGGCGAGATTATTGCCGAGCCGCTGCGGACCTATCATCCAAAGATGTCTCGTCAGGAAGTGCGCGATCGCGTGAAGGCGATGATGATGAAAGTCGGCCTGTTGCCAAACCTCATCAACCGCTATCCGCATGAGTTCTCCGGCGGTCAGTGCCAGCGTATTGGTATTGCCCGTGCGCTGATCCTCGAACCGAAGCTGATTATCTGCGATGAGCCGGTTTCCGCGCTGGACGTGTCCATTCAGGCGCAGGTGGTTAACCTGCTGCAGAAGCTGCAGCGCGAAATGGGGCTGTCGCTGATCTTTATCGCGCATGACCTGGCCGTGGTGAAACACATTTCTGACCGCGTGCTGGTGATGTATCTGGGGCATGCCGTGGAGCTGGGCACCTATGACGAGGTATACCATAATCCATTGCACCCCTACACCAGAGCGTTGATGTCCGCGGTGCCGATCCCCGATCCGGATCTGGAAAAGAATAAAACCATCCAGCTTCTGGAAGGGGAATTACCCTCACCGATTAACCCACCGTCAGGCTGCGTCTTCCGCACGCGCTGCCCAATGGCCGGGCCGGAATGTGCAAAAACGCGACCGGTTCTCGAAGGCAGTTTCCGACATGCGGTTTCCTGCCTGAAAGTAGACCCGTTATAA